A single region of the Bacillus cereus genome encodes:
- a CDS encoding heterodisulfide reductase-related iron-sulfur binding cluster encodes MNSLLIINWLAAIAVIAYAGYLFVYLIRTRMAYIQLGKKIEFDRRFKERWDLLKVNVFGQKKLLKDKKSGIIHVMFFYGFILVQFGAIDFVWKGLAPGSHLPLGPLYPAFTFFQEIVTLVILIAVFWAFHRRYVEKLVRLKRNFKSGLVLIFIGGLMISVLLGNGMGIIWHGEELSWSEPIASAIAYVFSGINETVAISVFYFSWWVHLLILLTFLVYVPQSKHAHLIAGPVNVFFGRLSNPGKLEKIDFEDETQETFGVGKIEDFRQNQLVDLYACVECGRCTNMCPATGTGKMLSPMDLILKLRDHLTDKGAAVTSKAPWVPVVAFNNTQGNQLAMMAAGKGQQESAATALAYDPSLIGDVITEEEIWACTTCRNCEDQCPVMNEHVDKIIDLRRYLVLTEGKMDAEAQRAMTNIERQGNPWGLNRKERETWRQGDDEVTVPTVKEKSKAGEEFEYLFWVGSMGSYDNRSQKIAISFAKLMNEAGISFAILGNKEKNSGDTPRRLGNEFVFQEMATKNIEEFEKAGVKKIVTIDPHAYNTFKNEYPDFGLQAEVYHHTELLAQWVKEGRLKPVHSIEETVTYHDSCYLGRYNEVYEAPRDILKAIPGVNLVEMARNRETGMCCGAGGGLMWMEETAGSRINVARTEQALAVQPSIIGTGCPYCLTMISDGTKAKEVEETVQTLDVTEILERSVIGQKKEAI; translated from the coding sequence ATGAATAGCTTACTAATCATTAATTGGCTGGCTGCCATTGCTGTTATTGCTTATGCGGGATATTTGTTTGTATATCTTATACGAACGAGGATGGCCTACATACAATTAGGAAAAAAGATTGAATTTGACCGTCGTTTTAAAGAGCGTTGGGATCTTCTTAAGGTCAATGTTTTCGGTCAGAAAAAGCTGCTGAAAGATAAAAAGAGTGGCATTATTCACGTTATGTTTTTTTACGGATTTATTCTTGTCCAATTTGGAGCAATTGACTTCGTTTGGAAAGGGCTCGCACCAGGATCACATCTTCCACTTGGACCACTATACCCTGCATTTACATTCTTCCAGGAAATTGTCACACTTGTTATTTTAATCGCAGTCTTTTGGGCTTTTCATAGACGCTATGTTGAAAAGCTTGTTCGTTTAAAACGTAATTTCAAATCAGGTCTTGTTCTTATCTTTATTGGTGGCTTAATGATTTCTGTGCTACTTGGTAATGGTATGGGAATTATATGGCACGGTGAGGAGCTTTCATGGAGTGAACCAATTGCTTCTGCAATCGCTTACGTTTTCTCAGGGATAAATGAAACCGTAGCCATTTCAGTGTTCTATTTCTCTTGGTGGGTGCATCTATTAATCTTGCTAACGTTTTTAGTTTATGTTCCACAATCAAAACACGCGCATTTAATTGCTGGACCAGTTAACGTGTTTTTTGGTCGTCTTTCAAATCCGGGAAAACTTGAAAAAATCGATTTTGAAGATGAAACACAAGAAACGTTCGGTGTTGGTAAAATTGAAGACTTTAGACAAAATCAGCTCGTTGATTTATATGCTTGCGTAGAATGTGGCCGTTGTACAAATATGTGTCCGGCAACAGGAACAGGCAAAATGTTATCACCGATGGATTTAATTTTAAAACTTCGCGACCATTTAACGGATAAAGGGGCAGCGGTAACATCAAAAGCACCGTGGGTTCCAGTTGTTGCTTTTAATAATACACAAGGAAATCAGTTAGCGATGATGGCAGCTGGAAAAGGACAACAAGAATCAGCAGCTACAGCGCTCGCTTACGATCCGAGCTTAATCGGAGATGTTATTACAGAAGAAGAGATTTGGGCATGTACAACGTGCCGTAACTGTGAAGATCAGTGTCCAGTTATGAATGAACATGTTGATAAAATTATTGATTTACGCCGCTATCTCGTTTTAACAGAAGGGAAAATGGATGCAGAGGCGCAGCGTGCAATGACAAATATCGAGCGTCAAGGTAATCCGTGGGGACTGAACCGTAAAGAGCGTGAAACATGGCGTCAAGGTGATGATGAAGTAACAGTTCCAACTGTAAAAGAGAAATCAAAAGCTGGCGAAGAGTTTGAATACTTATTCTGGGTTGGATCAATGGGTTCGTATGACAACCGCAGTCAGAAGATTGCGATATCATTTGCGAAGCTAATGAACGAAGCAGGCATTTCATTCGCAATTCTTGGTAATAAGGAAAAGAACTCTGGTGATACACCGCGCCGCCTCGGAAACGAATTCGTATTCCAAGAGATGGCAACGAAAAACATTGAGGAATTTGAAAAAGCAGGAGTGAAGAAAATTGTTACGATTGACCCTCATGCTTATAACACTTTTAAAAATGAGTACCCGGACTTTGGCTTACAAGCAGAAGTCTATCATCATACAGAATTACTAGCCCAGTGGGTGAAGGAAGGACGTTTAAAACCTGTCCATTCTATTGAAGAAACAGTTACGTACCATGATTCCTGTTACTTAGGAAGATACAACGAAGTATATGAGGCACCGCGCGATATTCTAAAAGCAATTCCAGGTGTAAACCTTGTAGAAATGGCGCGTAACCGTGAAACGGGAATGTGCTGTGGTGCAGGTGGCGGCTTAATGTGGATGGAAGAAACGGCTGGTTCTCGTATTAACGTTGCTCGTACAGAACAAGCACTGGCTGTACAACCGTCAATTATCGGTACAGGATGCCCATATTGCTTAACGATGATTAGTGACGGTACGAAAGCGAAAGAAGTTGAAGAAACAGTTCAAACGCTGGACGTAACAGAGATTTTAGAACGCTCAGTTATCGGACAGAAGAAAGAAGCAATCTAG
- a CDS encoding acetyl-CoA C-acetyltransferase, whose translation MHTTLERGAIIAPLLNVGIPSERSALKKEMGERNMSKTVILSAARTPVGKFGGTLKDVKATELGGIAIKAALERANVSASDVEEVIFGTVIQGGQGQIPSRQAARAAGIPWEVQTETVNKVCASGLRAVTLADQIIRTGDQSLIVAGGMESMSNSPYILRGARWGYRMGNNEVIDLNVADGLTCAFSGIHMGVYGGEVAKEDGISREAQDEWAYRSHQRAVSAHKEGRFEEEIVPVTIQQRKGDPIVVAKDEAPRADTTIEKLAKLKPVFDKTSAVTAGNAPGLNDGGAALVLMSEDRAKQEGRKPLATILAHTAIAVESKDFPRTPGYAINELLKKTGKTIEEIDLFEINEAFAAVAIASTEIAGIDPEKLNVNGGAVAMGHPIGASGARIIVTLIHALKQRGGGIGIASICSGGGQGDAIMIEVR comes from the coding sequence ATGCATACAACTTTAGAAAGAGGTGCAATTATTGCACCTCTTCTCAACGTAGGAATACCGAGCGAGCGCTCGGCGTTAAAAAAAGAAATGGGGGAAAGAAACATGAGTAAAACAGTTATTTTAAGTGCTGCAAGAACACCGGTTGGAAAATTTGGAGGGACTTTAAAAGACGTGAAAGCAACAGAACTTGGAGGAATCGCAATTAAGGCAGCGCTTGAAAGGGCGAATGTTTCCGCAAGTGATGTTGAAGAAGTTATATTTGGAACGGTTATCCAAGGAGGACAAGGACAAATTCCATCACGCCAAGCAGCAAGAGCGGCTGGGATTCCTTGGGAAGTGCAGACAGAAACAGTAAATAAGGTTTGTGCATCAGGGCTTCGCGCAGTTACTTTAGCGGATCAAATTATTCGTACTGGTGACCAATCACTGATTGTAGCTGGTGGAATGGAATCGATGAGTAACAGTCCTTACATTTTACGAGGAGCAAGATGGGGATACAGAATGGGCAACAACGAAGTTATCGATTTAAACGTTGCAGACGGTTTAACATGCGCATTTTCAGGTATACACATGGGTGTTTATGGCGGAGAAGTTGCAAAAGAAGACGGGATCTCTCGCGAAGCACAAGATGAATGGGCATATCGTAGCCATCAACGTGCGGTTTCAGCACATAAGGAAGGTCGTTTTGAAGAGGAGATTGTACCAGTAACAATTCAGCAAAGAAAAGGCGATCCTATCGTCGTGGCTAAGGATGAGGCGCCACGCGCGGATACAACGATTGAAAAATTAGCGAAATTAAAGCCTGTATTTGATAAGACGTCAGCGGTGACAGCTGGTAATGCTCCTGGACTAAATGATGGCGGTGCGGCGCTTGTATTAATGAGCGAGGATAGAGCGAAGCAAGAGGGAAGAAAGCCATTAGCGACAATCTTGGCGCATACAGCAATTGCGGTAGAATCGAAGGATTTCCCAAGAACGCCAGGTTATGCAATTAATGAATTGTTGAAAAAGACAGGTAAGACAATTGAAGAAATCGATCTATTTGAAATCAATGAGGCATTTGCGGCGGTAGCAATTGCAAGTACTGAAATTGCAGGGATTGATCCGGAAAAATTGAATGTAAATGGCGGTGCTGTAGCAATGGGGCATCCAATTGGAGCGAGCGGAGCACGTATTATCGTTACACTTATCCATGCACTGAAGCAGCGTGGCGGCGGAATTGGAATTGCTTCTATTTGTAGCGGTGGCGGTCAAGGTGACGCAATTATGATTGAAGTTCGTTAA
- the cls gene encoding cardiolipin synthase: MFFLSLLLIGSALWITIDLSYGRIIHLKRVRSRSFPLRQSDFHLYTYGKDLYDALFTDIKQAKHHVHVLFFIVKNDEISRTFLKLLIDKAQEGIEVRLLLDRFGSHYLSKEAIHSLQKHGVSFSFCHKVKFPFPFFSANQRNHRKITVIDGKIGYIGGFNIGEEYLGHNQKLGLWRDYHLRLTGEGIQDLQKQFLHDWFDDTGQNLLDSSLYFPKQQPGIILHRFVPTDGAYLQNTFLQLIESAKKEIFIGTPYFIPGKKIMNALLNARKRGVQITILVPQKADHALVREAKFPYCRKLIQAGCNIYAFQQGFFHAKIIIVDDHICDIGTANFDMRSLYINHEINCLLYDKHFIQEVKNKFHEDLKNASLLSFDDVSPLSLIDRGKEWIGTILAFFL; the protein is encoded by the coding sequence ATGTTCTTCTTATCTCTCTTGTTAATAGGTAGCGCTCTCTGGATTACAATCGACCTTTCATATGGGAGAATTATTCATTTAAAGCGTGTACGTTCTCGTTCTTTCCCTTTACGTCAAAGTGATTTTCACCTTTATACATACGGAAAAGATTTGTATGACGCCCTATTTACTGATATAAAACAAGCTAAACACCATGTGCACGTTTTATTTTTCATTGTAAAAAATGATGAGATAAGTCGTACGTTTTTAAAGCTACTTATCGATAAAGCACAAGAAGGAATTGAAGTAAGACTTTTGCTCGACCGGTTTGGAAGTCATTATTTATCAAAAGAAGCGATTCATTCGCTACAAAAGCATGGTGTCTCTTTTTCATTTTGTCACAAAGTGAAATTTCCTTTTCCTTTCTTTTCTGCAAATCAAAGAAACCATAGAAAGATTACAGTTATTGACGGGAAAATTGGCTATATTGGTGGATTTAATATTGGCGAGGAATATTTGGGGCATAATCAAAAGTTAGGATTATGGCGAGATTATCATTTACGTCTTACAGGAGAAGGGATACAAGATTTACAAAAACAATTTTTACATGATTGGTTCGACGATACAGGTCAAAATTTATTAGATTCATCTCTTTATTTTCCTAAACAACAACCAGGGATCATTCTACATCGTTTTGTCCCTACTGATGGTGCCTATTTACAAAATACATTTTTACAATTAATCGAAAGCGCAAAAAAAGAAATCTTTATCGGTACACCATATTTCATTCCTGGAAAAAAAATTATGAACGCATTATTAAACGCACGAAAACGTGGAGTTCAAATAACTATTCTCGTTCCACAAAAGGCTGATCACGCCCTCGTTCGAGAAGCAAAATTCCCATATTGCCGAAAGTTAATACAAGCTGGTTGTAATATTTACGCTTTTCAACAAGGATTTTTTCACGCAAAAATCATTATAGTGGACGATCATATTTGTGATATTGGGACTGCTAATTTTGATATGAGAAGCTTATATATTAACCATGAAATCAACTGTCTTTTATACGATAAACATTTCATACAAGAAGTGAAAAATAAATTCCATGAAGATCTAAAAAATGCGTCATTACTTTCCTTTGATGATGTCAGCCCACTTTCCCTTATTGATAGGGGCAAAGAATGGATAGGAACGATACTTGCGTTCTTCTTATAG